A portion of the Enterobacter sp. SA187 genome contains these proteins:
- the menI gene encoding 1,4-dihydroxy-2-naphthoyl-CoA hydrolase — protein sequence MIWKREATLEALNAMSEGNMVGLLDIRFERITADSLEATMPVDSRTHQPFGLLHGGASVVLAETLGSVAGYLCSEGEQNVVGLEVNANHIRAVRSGRVRGVCTALHTGGRHQVWQIHIYDEQNRLCCASRLTTAII from the coding sequence ATGATCTGGAAACGTGAAGCGACGCTGGAGGCGTTAAACGCCATGAGCGAAGGGAATATGGTCGGGCTGCTGGATATACGATTTGAGCGTATCACTGCTGACAGTCTCGAGGCGACGATGCCGGTGGACAGCCGCACGCATCAGCCATTTGGCCTGCTGCACGGCGGCGCCTCTGTGGTGCTGGCGGAAACGCTTGGCTCGGTGGCGGGCTATCTGTGCAGCGAGGGCGAACAAAATGTGGTGGGGCTGGAAGTGAATGCCAACCATATCCGCGCGGTGCGCAGCGGCCGTGTGCGCGGCGTCTGTACCGCTCTGCATACGGGGGGACGTCATCAGGTCTGGCAGATCCACATTTACGATGAACAGAACCGCCTGTGCTGCGCCTCCCGCCTCACCACCGCCATTATCTAA
- the sufA gene encoding Fe-S cluster assembly scaffold SufA, which yields MELQAGTFDPNDPGWQGLTLTPAAAKHIRALVEKQPELLGVRLGIKQTGCAGFGYVLDTVFDPVADDLLFEFDGARLYVPLQAMPFIDGTEVDYVREGLNQIFKFNNPKAQHECGCGESFGV from the coding sequence ATGGAATTGCAAGCAGGAACCTTCGACCCCAACGATCCCGGTTGGCAGGGCCTGACATTAACGCCAGCCGCCGCGAAGCATATCCGCGCGCTGGTGGAAAAGCAGCCAGAGCTGCTCGGCGTACGTCTGGGTATCAAACAGACCGGTTGTGCCGGTTTTGGTTATGTTCTTGATACGGTTTTCGATCCGGTGGCAGACGATCTGCTGTTCGAGTTCGACGGCGCGCGTCTCTACGTGCCGCTTCAGGCGATGCCCTTTATTGACGGCACCGAAGTGGACTATGTGCGCGAAGGACTGAATCAGATTTTCAAATTCAATAACCCGAAAGCGCAGCACGAATGCGGCTGCGGCGAAAGCTTTGGGGTATAG
- the lpxP gene encoding kdo(2)-lipid IV(A) palmitoleoyltransferase, protein MRTSLKLSFLHPRHWFTWFGLGVLWLLVQLPYPLIARLGTSLGTLARPFLKRRESIARRNLELCFPEMDPLVREVLIENNFRSLGMGLLETGMAWFWPDERVRRWFDVEGYQHLQDAQAKQKGVMVIGVHFMSLELGGRVMGLCQPMMATYRPHNNPLMEWVQTRGRMRSNKSMIDRRNLKGLVNALKKGEAVWFAPDQDYGRKGSTFAPFFDVNAATTNGTYVLSRLSGSVMLTVTMVRKPDRSGYSLFIGPELTDYPKENEFEAASYMNRVVEREILRAPDQYLWVHRRFKTRPMGESSLYR, encoded by the coding sequence ATGCGTACTTCCTTAAAGCTCTCTTTTCTTCACCCACGCCACTGGTTTACATGGTTTGGTCTTGGCGTTCTCTGGCTGCTGGTGCAGTTACCCTATCCACTGATCGCTCGTCTCGGTACCTCGCTCGGTACGCTGGCGCGTCCCTTTCTGAAACGCCGTGAAAGCATCGCCCGCCGCAATCTGGAACTCTGTTTTCCGGAGATGGATCCGCTGGTGCGCGAAGTCTTAATCGAAAATAATTTCCGCTCGCTGGGCATGGGGCTGCTGGAAACCGGCATGGCCTGGTTCTGGCCGGACGAGCGCGTGCGTCGCTGGTTTGATGTTGAGGGTTATCAGCATCTGCAGGATGCGCAGGCAAAACAGAAAGGCGTGATGGTTATCGGCGTGCATTTTATGTCGCTGGAGCTGGGCGGTCGGGTGATGGGCCTGTGCCAGCCAATGATGGCGACCTATCGTCCGCATAACAATCCGCTGATGGAGTGGGTGCAGACCCGGGGCCGGATGCGTTCCAATAAATCGATGATCGACCGCCGTAACCTGAAAGGGCTGGTCAACGCGCTGAAAAAGGGTGAAGCCGTATGGTTTGCCCCGGACCAGGATTATGGTCGCAAGGGCAGCACCTTCGCGCCGTTCTTTGACGTTAACGCCGCCACCACCAACGGTACCTATGTGCTGTCGCGTCTGTCCGGCTCTGTGATGTTGACGGTGACGATGGTGCGCAAGCCTGACCGTTCAGGATATTCATTATTTATCGGCCCCGAGCTGACCGATTACCCAAAAGAAAATGAATTCGAAGCCGCCAGCTACATGAACAGGGTTGTCGAGCGTGAGATTTTACGCGCCCCCGACCAGTACCTGTGGGTGCACCGCCGCTTCAAAACCCGCCCGATGGGCGAGTCTTCACTGTATCGTTAA